In Kogia breviceps isolate mKogBre1 chromosome 19, mKogBre1 haplotype 1, whole genome shotgun sequence, a single genomic region encodes these proteins:
- the LOC131746538 gene encoding C-type lectin domain family 10 member A-like isoform X1: MSVKYEDLQYLESEKKSQGVTDGLPALETFLQRLLSSTRSFLLSLGLSLLLLVGICVIGSQNSKFQRDLATLRTTFSNFTSNATAEVQALKSQGEAGGSLQGMITSLKAEVETHKQELQAARSLNDKLFSLESSLENQLQELKAGYSEMLLRVQQLVKNLNSLTCKVAALQSNGSQNNCCPSHWLEHEGSCYWFSSSGKPWPEAEKYCQLEDAHLAVINSREEQDFVQAHIGSSYTWMGLSDLDGAWKWADGTDYETSFRNWKPGQPDDWQGHGLGGGEDCAHFHPDGKWNDDVCQRPYHWICEAGLGKGS; this comes from the exons GGCTGCCTGCCCTCGAGACCTTCCTGCAGCGGCTCCTCTCCAGCACCCGCTCCTTCCtgctctccctgggcctcagcctcctcctgctgGTCGGCATCTGTGTGATCGGATCCCAAA ATTCCAAGTTTCAGAGGGACCTGGCAACCCTGAGAACAACTTTCAGCAACTTCACTTCAAACGCTACGGCTGAGGTGCAGGCACTGAAATCCCAGGGTGAGGCTG GTGGAAGTTTGCAAGGAATGATAACATCTCTGAAAGCTGAGGTGGAAACTCACAAGCAGGAACTGCAAGCAG cccgTAGCTTGAATGACAAGCTGTTTTCTCTGGAGAGCAGCCTGGAGAACCAGCTGCAGGAACTCAAAGCAG GTTATTCCGAAATGCTCTTGCGAGTCCAGCAGCTGGTCAAGAACCTGAACTCCCTGACCTGCAAGGTGGCTGCTCTCCAGAGCAATG GCTCACAAAACAACTGCTGTCCTTCCCATTGGCTGGAGCATGAAGGCAGCTGCTACTGGTTCTCTAGTTCGGGGAAGCCCTGGCCCGAGGCTGAGAAGTATTGCCAGCTGGAGGACGCCCACCTGGCGGTCATCAACTCCAGAGAGGAACAG GATTTTGTCCAGGCCCATATAGGCTCCTCCTACACCTGGATGGGCCTCAGTGATCTGGATGGAGCCTGGAAATGGGCGGATGGGACGGACTACGAGACCAGCTTCAG GAACTGGAAGCCAGGCCAGCCGGACGACTGGCAGGGGCACGGGCTGGGGGGGGGCGAGGACTGTGCCCACTTCCACCCCGATGGCAAGTGGAATGACGACGTGTGCCAGAGACCCTACCACTGGATCTGCGAGGCCGGGCTGGGCAAGGGCAGCTAG
- the LOC131746538 gene encoding C-type lectin domain family 10 member A-like isoform X2, with product MSVKYEDLQYLESEKKSQGVTDGLPALETFLQRLLSSTRSFLLSLGLSLLLLVGICVIGSQNSKFQRDLATLRTTFSNFTSNATAEVQALKSQGGSLQGMITSLKAEVETHKQELQAARSLNDKLFSLESSLENQLQELKAGYSEMLLRVQQLVKNLNSLTCKVAALQSNGSQNNCCPSHWLEHEGSCYWFSSSGKPWPEAEKYCQLEDAHLAVINSREEQDFVQAHIGSSYTWMGLSDLDGAWKWADGTDYETSFRNWKPGQPDDWQGHGLGGGEDCAHFHPDGKWNDDVCQRPYHWICEAGLGKGS from the exons GGCTGCCTGCCCTCGAGACCTTCCTGCAGCGGCTCCTCTCCAGCACCCGCTCCTTCCtgctctccctgggcctcagcctcctcctgctgGTCGGCATCTGTGTGATCGGATCCCAAA ATTCCAAGTTTCAGAGGGACCTGGCAACCCTGAGAACAACTTTCAGCAACTTCACTTCAAACGCTACGGCTGAGGTGCAGGCACTGAAATCCCAGG GTGGAAGTTTGCAAGGAATGATAACATCTCTGAAAGCTGAGGTGGAAACTCACAAGCAGGAACTGCAAGCAG cccgTAGCTTGAATGACAAGCTGTTTTCTCTGGAGAGCAGCCTGGAGAACCAGCTGCAGGAACTCAAAGCAG GTTATTCCGAAATGCTCTTGCGAGTCCAGCAGCTGGTCAAGAACCTGAACTCCCTGACCTGCAAGGTGGCTGCTCTCCAGAGCAATG GCTCACAAAACAACTGCTGTCCTTCCCATTGGCTGGAGCATGAAGGCAGCTGCTACTGGTTCTCTAGTTCGGGGAAGCCCTGGCCCGAGGCTGAGAAGTATTGCCAGCTGGAGGACGCCCACCTGGCGGTCATCAACTCCAGAGAGGAACAG GATTTTGTCCAGGCCCATATAGGCTCCTCCTACACCTGGATGGGCCTCAGTGATCTGGATGGAGCCTGGAAATGGGCGGATGGGACGGACTACGAGACCAGCTTCAG GAACTGGAAGCCAGGCCAGCCGGACGACTGGCAGGGGCACGGGCTGGGGGGGGGCGAGGACTGTGCCCACTTCCACCCCGATGGCAAGTGGAATGACGACGTGTGCCAGAGACCCTACCACTGGATCTGCGAGGCCGGGCTGGGCAAGGGCAGCTAG